A window of Xyrauchen texanus isolate HMW12.3.18 chromosome 10, RBS_HiC_50CHRs, whole genome shotgun sequence contains these coding sequences:
- the LOC127650612 gene encoding zinc finger and BTB domain-containing protein 12-like isoform X3, which yields MDVDVVSFCLPGHGDTTLNNMNSLRSHQHFCDVTIVAGGRRTFSGHKVVLAACSAFLRDQFLLNPSSELQQMSMLHSSTVVCELLQSCYTEMLQFSAKEIVNYLTAASYLQMEHVVEKCRGALSKYMQPRCHSPMVRASERSGHLEGEHGTENDVFQVHISDEHQGLEKTSGAGEGREAVVVLDDHCQDLDSGVEEPSMEGRLKGNSLRGAARMWRRRHGEHRGGRGGGFKYRKRYTYKDRKLLGNYQEAWRFPTPDEIMGNFGADFGADFLSNQHLADGSLHAEYREGEVQGEEGHSDGGPARFVVEGSSGEEGMGVRTPSNEHSTADESVAVVGSTSCVTGAVVCEHCGVAFSSTQDLAVHSLATHRLYVCSCCGKNFSHSSNLNRHMVVHRGIAKLHSCPLCHKTFTQKSTLCDHMNLHSGERPHVCAYCHVSFAHKPALRRHLKEQHGRTTAQNYLEMQRNNEGVAGGRI from the exons ATGGATGTGGATGTGGTGAGTTTCTGTTTGCCCGGTCATGGAGATACCACACTGAATAACATGAACTCTCTGCGGTCACATCAGCACTTCTGTGATGTCACTATTGTGGCGGGGGGCAGACGCACGTTCAGTGGTCACAAGGTCGTATTGGCTGCTTGTTCTGCGTTTCTTAGGGACCAGTTTCTCCTGAACCCCTCATCAGAGTTACAG CAGATGTCGATGTTGCACAGCTCAACAGTGGTGTGTGAACTCCTCCAGTCCTGTTACACAGAGATGCTGCAGTTCAGTGCCAAAGAGATTGTGAATTACCTGACCGCAGCCAGCTACCTGCAGATGGAGCATGTAGTTGAGAAATGTCGAGGAGCCCTGAGCAAGTACATGCAACCCCGGTGTCACAGCCCGATG GTTAGAGCATCAGAACGGTCTGGCCATTTAGAAGGAGAGCACGGTACTGAGAATGACGTCTTTCAAGTACACATTAGCGACGAACATCAAGGCCTTGAGAAGACCTCTGGTGCTGGAGAGGGCAGAGAAGCTGTTGTCGTGTTAGACGACCACTGTCAAGACTTGGACTCGGGTGTGGAGGAACCCAGTATGGAGGGTCGCTTGAAAGGAAACAGCCTGAGAGGAGCAGCCCGCATGTGGAGGCGAAGACATGGCGAGCACAGGGGAGGCAGAGGAGGAGGTTTCAAATACAGGAAGCGGTACACTTACAAAGATCGCAAACTTCTGGGTAACTATCAGGAGGCTTGGCGCTTTCCAACCCCGGATGAGATCATGGGGAATTTCGGAGCAGACTTTGGGGCCGATTTCCTATCCAATCAGCATCTCGCAGACGGTTCCCTCCATGCCGAGTACAGGGAGGGAGAGGTACAAGGGGAAGAGGGTCACTCTGATGGGGGTCCTGCACGCTTTGTGGTGGAAGGTTCCAGCGGGGAGGAGGGAATGGGAGTAAGGACACCTTCAAATGAGCACAGCACTGCCGATGAGTCAGTGGCAGTGGTGGGTTCCACTTCTTGCGTAACGGGAGCAGTCGTATGTGAGCACTGCGGAGTGGCGTTTTCTTCAACACAAGACTTAGCTGTGCATTCCCTGGCGACACACCGTCTATACGTGTGTTCGTGCTGCGGGAAGAACTTCAGCCACTCCAGTAACCTCAACCGCCACATGGTCGTGCACCGTGGGATTGCCAAGCTCCACAGCTGCCCCCTGTGCCACAAGACCTTCACTCAGAAGTCAACACTGTGCGATCACATGAACCTCCACAGCGGGGAGCGCCCCCACGTGTGCGCGTACTGTCATGTCAGCTTCGCACACAAACCTGCTCTGCGACGCCACCTGAAGGAGCAACACGGAAGGACCACTGCCCAAAACTACTTGGAGATGCAGCGGAATAATGAGGGTGTGGCTGGAGGTAGAATTTAA
- the LOC127650612 gene encoding zinc finger and BTB domain-containing protein 34-like isoform X2 yields the protein MDVDVVSFCLPGHGDTTLNNMNSLRSHQHFCDVTIVAGGRRTFSGHKVVLAACSAFLRDQFLLNPSSELQMSMLHSSTVVCELLQSCYTEMLQFSAKEIVNYLTAASYLQMEHVVEKCRGALSKYMQPRCHSPMTFKTEDPQPMPVIVSGSSHSLGSMSPPSDTASLHPHSSGKELQASDAKYFNIQHRDASDLSVHHVRASERSGHLEGEHGTENDVFQVHISDEHQGLEKTSGAGEGREAVVVLDDHCQDLDSGVEEPSMEGRLKGNSLRGAARMWRRRHGEHRGGRGGGFKYRKRYTYKDRKLLGNYQEAWRFPTPDEIMGNFGADFGADFLSNQHLADGSLHAEYREGEVQGEEGHSDGGPARFVVEGSSGEEGMGVRTPSNEHSTADESVAVVGSTSCVTGAVVCEHCGVAFSSTQDLAVHSLATHRLYVCSCCGKNFSHSSNLNRHMVVHRGIAKLHSCPLCHKTFTQKSTLCDHMNLHSGERPHVCAYCHVSFAHKPALRRHLKEQHGRTTAQNYLEMQRNNEGVAGGRI from the exons ATGGATGTGGATGTGGTGAGTTTCTGTTTGCCCGGTCATGGAGATACCACACTGAATAACATGAACTCTCTGCGGTCACATCAGCACTTCTGTGATGTCACTATTGTGGCGGGGGGCAGACGCACGTTCAGTGGTCACAAGGTCGTATTGGCTGCTTGTTCTGCGTTTCTTAGGGACCAGTTTCTCCTGAACCCCTCATCAGAGTTACAG ATGTCGATGTTGCACAGCTCAACAGTGGTGTGTGAACTCCTCCAGTCCTGTTACACAGAGATGCTGCAGTTCAGTGCCAAAGAGATTGTGAATTACCTGACCGCAGCCAGCTACCTGCAGATGGAGCATGTAGTTGAGAAATGTCGAGGAGCCCTGAGCAAGTACATGCAACCCCGGTGTCACAGCCCGATG ACTTTTAAAACAGAAGACCCTCAGCCTATGCCAGTGATTGTCAGTGGAAGTTCCCATTCATTGGGATCCATGTCGCCCCCTTCTGATACTGCATCACTGCACCCTCACAGCTCTGGAAAGGAGCTCCAGGCTTCCGATGCCAAATACTTCAACATTCAGCACAGAGATGCCAGTGATTTGTCTGTGCATCAT GTTAGAGCATCAGAACGGTCTGGCCATTTAGAAGGAGAGCACGGTACTGAGAATGACGTCTTTCAAGTACACATTAGCGACGAACATCAAGGCCTTGAGAAGACCTCTGGTGCTGGAGAGGGCAGAGAAGCTGTTGTCGTGTTAGACGACCACTGTCAAGACTTGGACTCGGGTGTGGAGGAACCCAGTATGGAGGGTCGCTTGAAAGGAAACAGCCTGAGAGGAGCAGCCCGCATGTGGAGGCGAAGACATGGCGAGCACAGGGGAGGCAGAGGAGGAGGTTTCAAATACAGGAAGCGGTACACTTACAAAGATCGCAAACTTCTGGGTAACTATCAGGAGGCTTGGCGCTTTCCAACCCCGGATGAGATCATGGGGAATTTCGGAGCAGACTTTGGGGCCGATTTCCTATCCAATCAGCATCTCGCAGACGGTTCCCTCCATGCCGAGTACAGGGAGGGAGAGGTACAAGGGGAAGAGGGTCACTCTGATGGGGGTCCTGCACGCTTTGTGGTGGAAGGTTCCAGCGGGGAGGAGGGAATGGGAGTAAGGACACCTTCAAATGAGCACAGCACTGCCGATGAGTCAGTGGCAGTGGTGGGTTCCACTTCTTGCGTAACGGGAGCAGTCGTATGTGAGCACTGCGGAGTGGCGTTTTCTTCAACACAAGACTTAGCTGTGCATTCCCTGGCGACACACCGTCTATACGTGTGTTCGTGCTGCGGGAAGAACTTCAGCCACTCCAGTAACCTCAACCGCCACATGGTCGTGCACCGTGGGATTGCCAAGCTCCACAGCTGCCCCCTGTGCCACAAGACCTTCACTCAGAAGTCAACACTGTGCGATCACATGAACCTCCACAGCGGGGAGCGCCCCCACGTGTGCGCGTACTGTCATGTCAGCTTCGCACACAAACCTGCTCTGCGACGCCACCTGAAGGAGCAACACGGAAGGACCACTGCCCAAAACTACTTGGAGATGCAGCGGAATAATGAGGGTGTGGCTGGAGGTAGAATTTAA
- the LOC127650612 gene encoding zinc finger and BTB domain-containing protein 34-like isoform X1 — protein MDVDVVSFCLPGHGDTTLNNMNSLRSHQHFCDVTIVAGGRRTFSGHKVVLAACSAFLRDQFLLNPSSELQQMSMLHSSTVVCELLQSCYTEMLQFSAKEIVNYLTAASYLQMEHVVEKCRGALSKYMQPRCHSPMTFKTEDPQPMPVIVSGSSHSLGSMSPPSDTASLHPHSSGKELQASDAKYFNIQHRDASDLSVHHVRASERSGHLEGEHGTENDVFQVHISDEHQGLEKTSGAGEGREAVVVLDDHCQDLDSGVEEPSMEGRLKGNSLRGAARMWRRRHGEHRGGRGGGFKYRKRYTYKDRKLLGNYQEAWRFPTPDEIMGNFGADFGADFLSNQHLADGSLHAEYREGEVQGEEGHSDGGPARFVVEGSSGEEGMGVRTPSNEHSTADESVAVVGSTSCVTGAVVCEHCGVAFSSTQDLAVHSLATHRLYVCSCCGKNFSHSSNLNRHMVVHRGIAKLHSCPLCHKTFTQKSTLCDHMNLHSGERPHVCAYCHVSFAHKPALRRHLKEQHGRTTAQNYLEMQRNNEGVAGGRI, from the exons ATGGATGTGGATGTGGTGAGTTTCTGTTTGCCCGGTCATGGAGATACCACACTGAATAACATGAACTCTCTGCGGTCACATCAGCACTTCTGTGATGTCACTATTGTGGCGGGGGGCAGACGCACGTTCAGTGGTCACAAGGTCGTATTGGCTGCTTGTTCTGCGTTTCTTAGGGACCAGTTTCTCCTGAACCCCTCATCAGAGTTACAG CAGATGTCGATGTTGCACAGCTCAACAGTGGTGTGTGAACTCCTCCAGTCCTGTTACACAGAGATGCTGCAGTTCAGTGCCAAAGAGATTGTGAATTACCTGACCGCAGCCAGCTACCTGCAGATGGAGCATGTAGTTGAGAAATGTCGAGGAGCCCTGAGCAAGTACATGCAACCCCGGTGTCACAGCCCGATG ACTTTTAAAACAGAAGACCCTCAGCCTATGCCAGTGATTGTCAGTGGAAGTTCCCATTCATTGGGATCCATGTCGCCCCCTTCTGATACTGCATCACTGCACCCTCACAGCTCTGGAAAGGAGCTCCAGGCTTCCGATGCCAAATACTTCAACATTCAGCACAGAGATGCCAGTGATTTGTCTGTGCATCAT GTTAGAGCATCAGAACGGTCTGGCCATTTAGAAGGAGAGCACGGTACTGAGAATGACGTCTTTCAAGTACACATTAGCGACGAACATCAAGGCCTTGAGAAGACCTCTGGTGCTGGAGAGGGCAGAGAAGCTGTTGTCGTGTTAGACGACCACTGTCAAGACTTGGACTCGGGTGTGGAGGAACCCAGTATGGAGGGTCGCTTGAAAGGAAACAGCCTGAGAGGAGCAGCCCGCATGTGGAGGCGAAGACATGGCGAGCACAGGGGAGGCAGAGGAGGAGGTTTCAAATACAGGAAGCGGTACACTTACAAAGATCGCAAACTTCTGGGTAACTATCAGGAGGCTTGGCGCTTTCCAACCCCGGATGAGATCATGGGGAATTTCGGAGCAGACTTTGGGGCCGATTTCCTATCCAATCAGCATCTCGCAGACGGTTCCCTCCATGCCGAGTACAGGGAGGGAGAGGTACAAGGGGAAGAGGGTCACTCTGATGGGGGTCCTGCACGCTTTGTGGTGGAAGGTTCCAGCGGGGAGGAGGGAATGGGAGTAAGGACACCTTCAAATGAGCACAGCACTGCCGATGAGTCAGTGGCAGTGGTGGGTTCCACTTCTTGCGTAACGGGAGCAGTCGTATGTGAGCACTGCGGAGTGGCGTTTTCTTCAACACAAGACTTAGCTGTGCATTCCCTGGCGACACACCGTCTATACGTGTGTTCGTGCTGCGGGAAGAACTTCAGCCACTCCAGTAACCTCAACCGCCACATGGTCGTGCACCGTGGGATTGCCAAGCTCCACAGCTGCCCCCTGTGCCACAAGACCTTCACTCAGAAGTCAACACTGTGCGATCACATGAACCTCCACAGCGGGGAGCGCCCCCACGTGTGCGCGTACTGTCATGTCAGCTTCGCACACAAACCTGCTCTGCGACGCCACCTGAAGGAGCAACACGGAAGGACCACTGCCCAAAACTACTTGGAGATGCAGCGGAATAATGAGGGTGTGGCTGGAGGTAGAATTTAA
- the LOC127650612 gene encoding zinc finger and BTB domain-containing protein 34-like isoform X4, with translation MSMLHSSTVVCELLQSCYTEMLQFSAKEIVNYLTAASYLQMEHVVEKCRGALSKYMQPRCHSPMTFKTEDPQPMPVIVSGSSHSLGSMSPPSDTASLHPHSSGKELQASDAKYFNIQHRDASDLSVHHVRASERSGHLEGEHGTENDVFQVHISDEHQGLEKTSGAGEGREAVVVLDDHCQDLDSGVEEPSMEGRLKGNSLRGAARMWRRRHGEHRGGRGGGFKYRKRYTYKDRKLLGNYQEAWRFPTPDEIMGNFGADFGADFLSNQHLADGSLHAEYREGEVQGEEGHSDGGPARFVVEGSSGEEGMGVRTPSNEHSTADESVAVVGSTSCVTGAVVCEHCGVAFSSTQDLAVHSLATHRLYVCSCCGKNFSHSSNLNRHMVVHRGIAKLHSCPLCHKTFTQKSTLCDHMNLHSGERPHVCAYCHVSFAHKPALRRHLKEQHGRTTAQNYLEMQRNNEGVAGGRI, from the exons ATGTCGATGTTGCACAGCTCAACAGTGGTGTGTGAACTCCTCCAGTCCTGTTACACAGAGATGCTGCAGTTCAGTGCCAAAGAGATTGTGAATTACCTGACCGCAGCCAGCTACCTGCAGATGGAGCATGTAGTTGAGAAATGTCGAGGAGCCCTGAGCAAGTACATGCAACCCCGGTGTCACAGCCCGATG ACTTTTAAAACAGAAGACCCTCAGCCTATGCCAGTGATTGTCAGTGGAAGTTCCCATTCATTGGGATCCATGTCGCCCCCTTCTGATACTGCATCACTGCACCCTCACAGCTCTGGAAAGGAGCTCCAGGCTTCCGATGCCAAATACTTCAACATTCAGCACAGAGATGCCAGTGATTTGTCTGTGCATCAT GTTAGAGCATCAGAACGGTCTGGCCATTTAGAAGGAGAGCACGGTACTGAGAATGACGTCTTTCAAGTACACATTAGCGACGAACATCAAGGCCTTGAGAAGACCTCTGGTGCTGGAGAGGGCAGAGAAGCTGTTGTCGTGTTAGACGACCACTGTCAAGACTTGGACTCGGGTGTGGAGGAACCCAGTATGGAGGGTCGCTTGAAAGGAAACAGCCTGAGAGGAGCAGCCCGCATGTGGAGGCGAAGACATGGCGAGCACAGGGGAGGCAGAGGAGGAGGTTTCAAATACAGGAAGCGGTACACTTACAAAGATCGCAAACTTCTGGGTAACTATCAGGAGGCTTGGCGCTTTCCAACCCCGGATGAGATCATGGGGAATTTCGGAGCAGACTTTGGGGCCGATTTCCTATCCAATCAGCATCTCGCAGACGGTTCCCTCCATGCCGAGTACAGGGAGGGAGAGGTACAAGGGGAAGAGGGTCACTCTGATGGGGGTCCTGCACGCTTTGTGGTGGAAGGTTCCAGCGGGGAGGAGGGAATGGGAGTAAGGACACCTTCAAATGAGCACAGCACTGCCGATGAGTCAGTGGCAGTGGTGGGTTCCACTTCTTGCGTAACGGGAGCAGTCGTATGTGAGCACTGCGGAGTGGCGTTTTCTTCAACACAAGACTTAGCTGTGCATTCCCTGGCGACACACCGTCTATACGTGTGTTCGTGCTGCGGGAAGAACTTCAGCCACTCCAGTAACCTCAACCGCCACATGGTCGTGCACCGTGGGATTGCCAAGCTCCACAGCTGCCCCCTGTGCCACAAGACCTTCACTCAGAAGTCAACACTGTGCGATCACATGAACCTCCACAGCGGGGAGCGCCCCCACGTGTGCGCGTACTGTCATGTCAGCTTCGCACACAAACCTGCTCTGCGACGCCACCTGAAGGAGCAACACGGAAGGACCACTGCCCAAAACTACTTGGAGATGCAGCGGAATAATGAGGGTGTGGCTGGAGGTAGAATTTAA
- the LOC127650997 gene encoding negative elongation factor E-like: MAIFPSSLTEEEEAMQKKNAKLKKKVKSSCALLALKKQISSQTGLKRTLSDRPVVDTATLTEQAKMLIKSGAISAIKTEIKNSGFKRSRTLEGKLKDPVKGPAPAFLPFLGSVSTDEKPPDSGKRVHRKSLHESFVPGDCSHDDEGALSSSRDVEREREREMDWERDRDRDRDRERERDRDRSHDGNRVQDREQDRERDGRAIQTQVNLCSNTLFNKSDLYSERRGLRKGNTVYVYGTGLVEESLRSVFAQHGNIIDLSIDSPLNCAFVTFEKMESADQVVAELNGTTVGDVNIKVSIARKQPMLDAATGKSVWASLAVQNSAKGSYRDKRSQVVYSEVFI; encoded by the exons ATGGCGATATTTCCCAGCTCACTAACAGAAGAGGAAGAAGCAATGCAGAAGAAAAATGCCAAGTTAAAGAAAAAGGTGAAATCTAGTTGT GCCCTATTGGCTCTAAAGAAACAAATCTCCAGTCAGACTGGACTGAAGCGCA CCTTGTCAGATCGGCCGGTGGTGGACACGGCGACATTGACAGAACAGGCGAAAATGCTGATCAAGTCTGGAGCGATAAGTGCAATCAAAACAGAGATCAAGAACTCTGGCTTCAAGCGCTCTAGAACTCTTGAGGGGAAACTAaag GATCCAGTGAAAGGTCCTGCCCCAGCGTTCCTGCCATTTCTGGGAAGTGTCTCCACAGATGAGAAACCTCCCGAT TCTGGTAAACGAGTCCACAGGAAATCCCTGCATGAGAG TTTTGTTCCTGGCGATTGTTCTCATGATGATGAAGGAGCTTTGTCATCAAGTCGAGATGTTGAGCGTGAGCGGGAACGAGAGATGGACTGGGAGAGGGATCGCGACAGAGaccgggacagagagagagaacgtgatCGGGACAGGAGCCACGATGGAAACAGAGTTCAAGATAGAGAGCAAGACAGAGAGAGGGACGGACGGGCCATACAGACGCAAGTGAATCTGTGCAGCAATACACTGTTTAATA AGTCAGACTTGTATTCAGAGCGCAGGGGCCTGCGGAAGGGAAACACAGTGTACGTGTATGGCACAGGTTTAGTGGAAGAAAGCTTGCGCTCTGTATTTGCTCAGCACGGCAACATCATTGACCTTTCAATTGACTCTCCACTCAA TTGCGCCTTTGTTACCTTTGAAAAAATGGAGTCAGCAGACCAGGTAGTGGCAGAG CTGAATGGCACTACAGTGGGTGATGTCAACATCAAAGTCAGCATTGCCAGGAAGCAGCCCATGCTTGATGCTGCCACAGGGAAATCTGTCTGGGCTTCTCTGG CTGTGCAGAACAGTGCCAAGGGCTCATACAGAGACAAACGGAGCCAAGTCGTTTACAGCGAAGTTTTTATTTGA